One Chromatiaceae bacterium DNA segment encodes these proteins:
- the htpX gene encoding protease HtpX, with protein MKRILLFLATNIAVLLVISLVFKLLGFEGLLQANGVDLNLSAVLVWAALIGFSGSIISLLMSKGMAKRSMGVQIIDSPSTPFEQWLMTTVERQSQAAGIKMPEVGIFDSPDPNAFATGWNRNDALVAVSTGLLQQMNRDEVEAVVGHEISHVANGDMVTLTLVQGVVNTFVVFLSTIIGHFVDRVIFKTEQGHGPAYFIVSMVSQVLLSILATMIVMWFSRQREFRADKGGADLTSRNKMASALRALQRVHEPRDLPAGEFAAFGISGGNGDGIKRLFMSHPPLEERIAVLEGRR; from the coding sequence ATGAAACGCATCCTTCTATTCCTCGCGACTAACATCGCCGTACTCCTGGTTATCAGCCTGGTCTTCAAGCTGCTGGGTTTCGAGGGTCTGTTGCAGGCTAACGGCGTCGATCTGAATCTGTCAGCGGTGCTGGTCTGGGCGGCGCTGATCGGCTTCTCCGGATCGATCATCTCCCTCCTCATGTCCAAGGGCATGGCCAAGCGCTCCATGGGCGTCCAGATCATCGACAGCCCCTCCACACCCTTCGAGCAATGGCTGATGACCACCGTGGAGCGCCAATCCCAGGCTGCCGGTATCAAGATGCCGGAGGTAGGCATCTTCGACTCCCCGGACCCCAACGCTTTTGCCACCGGCTGGAACCGTAACGACGCCCTGGTGGCGGTGAGCACGGGCCTGCTGCAACAGATGAACCGTGACGAAGTGGAGGCGGTGGTGGGCCACGAAATCAGCCATGTGGCCAATGGCGACATGGTGACCTTGACCCTGGTGCAGGGGGTGGTCAATACCTTCGTGGTCTTCCTGTCCACCATCATCGGCCACTTCGTGGACCGGGTCATTTTCAAGACGGAGCAGGGACATGGACCTGCCTACTTCATCGTCTCCATGGTCTCCCAGGTGTTGCTGTCGATCCTGGCGACCATGATCGTGATGTGGTTCTCGCGCCAGCGCGAGTTTCGAGCCGATAAGGGCGGGGCGGACCTGACCAGCCGCAATAAGATGGCGTCGGCCCTGCGCGCCCTGCAACGCGTCCACGAGCCACGTGATTTGCCCGCGGGCGAGTTCGCGGCATTCGGCATCAGCGGGGGTAATGGCGATGGCATCAAGCGACTCTTCATGAGCCACCCGCCCCTGGAGGAGAGAATCGCGGTGCTGGAAGGGAGGCGCTGA
- a CDS encoding hemerythrin family protein has translation MSAILWQESWTLGIDLIDVEHQSLVDGVNQLAARFTLGPAQAAESVGMGGGDNPHDTSANHAALIKALEALAEQAREHFKHEENLMRAIDYPELASHRSEHALLLAEYIEMVRDLERQNLIHLDSETVQSLHHWLVSHMVGADKDYADYYFSILGQKQTSSGGRRSPTLRADLSDGS, from the coding sequence ATGTCCGCGATCCTTTGGCAAGAGAGTTGGACCCTTGGCATCGACCTGATTGATGTTGAACACCAGAGTCTGGTGGATGGCGTCAACCAACTTGCCGCCCGCTTCACTTTGGGCCCTGCCCAAGCCGCGGAGTCGGTGGGGATGGGGGGCGGGGACAACCCCCATGACACCTCGGCCAACCACGCGGCTCTCATCAAGGCACTCGAAGCCCTTGCCGAACAGGCTCGCGAGCATTTCAAGCACGAAGAAAACCTGATGCGCGCCATCGATTACCCGGAACTGGCCTCCCACCGCAGCGAACACGCCCTCTTGCTGGCGGAGTACATCGAAATGGTTCGCGATCTGGAGCGGCAGAACCTTATCCATCTCGACAGTGAAACGGTGCAATCCCTGCACCACTGGCTGGTGAGCCACATGGTTGGCGCGGACAAGGATTACGCCGACTATTATTTCTCAATCCTGGGACAGAAGCAGACGTCATCCGGGGGCCGTCGGTCACCCACTTTGAGGGCTGATCTTTCCGACGGCTCCTGA